The proteins below come from a single Hemiscyllium ocellatum isolate sHemOce1 chromosome 24, sHemOce1.pat.X.cur, whole genome shotgun sequence genomic window:
- the ddt gene encoding D-dopachrome decarboxylase yields MPFLELESNLPASQFSDQLLSKLCCAAASILDKPKERINVTVKPGLLMAIGGSTAPCAQLVVSSIGVVGTAEQNKQHSAKLFEFLTNELGLAPDRILIRFYPIEKWQIGKNGTVMTFL; encoded by the exons ATGCCCTTCCTCGAGCTGGAGAGTAACCTGCCAGCAAGCCAGTTCTCCGACCAACTGCTCAGCAAGCTGTGCTGTGCGGCCGCCAGTATCCTGGACAAACCCAAAGAG AGAATTAATGTGACCGTGAAACCAGGCCTGCTAATGGCCATTGGAGGCAGCACAGCCCCCTGTGCCCAACTGGTTGTGTCTTCCATTGGTGTGGTGGGCACAGCTGAGCAGAACAAGCAACACAGTGCCAAGTTATTTGAGTTCCTCACAAATGAGTTGGGTCTAGCCCCAGACAG GATCCTGATTCGATTTTATCCTatagaaaagtggcagatagggAAAAATGGGACTGTCATGACCTTTCTGTAA